The proteins below are encoded in one region of Juglans microcarpa x Juglans regia isolate MS1-56 chromosome 4D, Jm3101_v1.0, whole genome shotgun sequence:
- the LOC121259396 gene encoding protein POLAR LOCALIZATION DURING ASYMMETRIC DIVISION AND REDISTRIBUTION isoform X1 — protein MKSLFFNDLSFSLSPVKSDSQRLRIADILADEGEDSDLDFGMDRWRRNDGSTNLQCSSPRRVVARWLAALRRIKETRNIMVQGQKTAEEEEEDERQVRKFAGGSIHAKRSMNGLDVVDSSPLATESEESVYPGRCRKDASFNLGVGCSLLYLIAASKNELTKMVEVRKQVETLLLNVKEELKRKDAEFKAFESNFTVAYSTSDVLESPNSNSRVSRQSQTTSHVLPISETILMHDQPLKCNSLQQEEYLEGMDGLEAELEAELERLQIHLERENSLKHTQQRKTKVTVKDIASVRSPSLSFGEVIDTQNPGTKVHFGVQPTELESRLHELLEARQQERIKELEAALECAMHKLREKETEVSWWKGTARFISQHVPGPSRFVSQHATETS, from the exons ATGAAGAGCCTCTTCTTTAATGACCTCAGCTTCTCGCTCTCTCCTGTTAAATCCGATAGCCAACGCCTTCGTATCGCCGACATACTCGCAGACGAGGGCGAAGATTCTGATTTAGATTTTGGTATGGATAGGTGGCGGCGCAATGACGGGTCCACGAACCTACAGTGTTCTTCACCACGGCGGGTTGTTGCGCGGTGGCTGGCGGCGCTGAGGCGGATCAAGGAGACTAGGAATATCATGGTGCAGGGCCAGAAGACggcggaggaggaggaggaggatgagcgGCAAGTTAGAAAATTCGCTGGCGGGTCGATTCATGCAAAGCGCTCGATGAATGGTCTGGACGTGGTTGATTCCTCGCCTTTGGCTACAGAAAGTGAGGAGTCAG TATATCCAGGGCGTTGCAGAAAAGATGCTTCTTTCAACTTGGGAGTTGGGTGTAGTTTGCTCTATCTCATTGCAGCAAGTAAAAATGAACTTACGAAGATGGTGGAGGTTCGAAAGCAAGTGGAAACACTTCTTCTTAATGTCAAAGAAGAATTGAAAAGGAAGGATGCAGAGTTTAAGGCATTCGAATCAAATTTCACTGTTGCCTATTCCACCAGTGATGTACTAGAAAGTCCAAACTCTAACAGCAGGGTTTCACGGCAGTCGCAAACCACATCACATGTTTTACCAATTTCGGAAACAATTTTGATGCATGATCAGCCTTTGAAATGTAATTCACTTCAACAAGAGGAGTACCTAGAAGGAATGGACGGACTTGAAGCAGAACTTGAAGCTGAGTTGGAGCGCTTGCAGATCCACTTGGAGAGAGAAAACTCGTTGAAGCATACACAGCAGCGAAAAACAAAG GTGACTGTTAAGGACATAGCATCTGTCAGAAGCCCTAGTTTGAGTTTTGGCGAAGTGATTGACACTCAAAATCCCGGTACCAAAGTGCATTTTGGTGTTCAACCCACTGAACTTGAGAGCAGGTTGCATGAACTACTGGAAGCAAGACAGCAAGAACGGATAAAAGAACTAGAAGCTGCTCTGGAATGTGCCATGCACAAGCTTCGAGAGAAAGAAACAGAGGTTTCTTGGTGGAAAGGCACTGCAAGATTTATTTCCCAGCATGTTCCAGGGCCCTCGAGATTTGTTTCCCAACATGCTACAGAAACCTCTTAG
- the LOC121259397 gene encoding chorismate mutase 2: MAMALNDSVSANALTLDSLRDSLVRQEDTIIFALIERARFPINSPAYNHSYAKFPGHSGSLVQFVVRETEALLAKAGKFTNPEEHPFFPTDLPPSEAPPYNYTKVLHPAAASININKSIWKMYFDELLALFATPGDDGNYASTAASDLVCLQALSRRIHYGKFVAEAKFRESPREYEPAIRSQDRDALMKLLTVESVEEMVKKRVAKKAMVFGQEVTLDNNNAKKGKYKVDPSVVSRLYAEWVMPLNKLVQVEYLLRRLD, from the exons ATGGCAATGGCTCTCAACGATTCTGTTTCGGCGAATGCTCTGACGCTTGATTCGTTAAGAGATTCTTTGGTCAGACAAGAAGACACTATCATCTTCGCTCTGATTGAGCGGGCCCGGTTCCCTATCAATTCTCCGGCCTACAATCATTCTTACGCTAAGTTTCCTGGGCATTCTGGTTCCTTGGTTCAGTTTGTTGTTAGGGAAACCGAGGCCCTCCTAGCGAAG GCTGGTAAATTTACAAACCCTGAAGAACATCCTTTTTTCCCTACTGACTTACCGCCATCCGAAGCGCCACCTTACAACTATACAAAG GTTTTGCACCCAGCAGCTGCTTCCATTAACATAAATAAGTCCATATGGAAAATGTATTTCGATGAATTGCTTGCTTTGTTTGCTACCCCTGGTGATGATGGCAATTATGCATCAACTGCTGCAAGCGACCTCGTGTGCTTACAG GCCCTCTCCAGAAGAATTCATTATGGAAAGTTTGTAGCTGAGGCGAAATTCAGAGAATCCCCTCGAGAATATGAGCCAGCAATTCGCTCTCAG GACAGAGATGCTTTGATGAAACTGCTGACAGTTGAGAGTGTGGAGGAGATGGTAAAAAAGAGAGTTGCCAAGAAGGCTATGGTGTTTGGACAAGAAGTTACATTGGACAATAACAACGCAAAAAAGGGGAAGTACAAGGTTGACCCGTCTGTTGTTTCTCGCCTTTATGCGGAGTGGGTAATGCCGCTCAACAAGCTTGTCCAAGTTGAGTATCTCCTGCGCCGCCTTGATTGA
- the LOC121259396 gene encoding protein POLAR LOCALIZATION DURING ASYMMETRIC DIVISION AND REDISTRIBUTION isoform X2 yields the protein MKSLFFNDLSFSLSPVKSDSQRLRIADILADEGEDSDLDFGMDRWRRNDGSTNLQCSSPRRVVARWLAALRRIKETRNIMVQGQKTAEEEEEDERQVRKFAGGSIHAKRSMNGLDVVDSSPLATESEESGRCRKDASFNLGVGCSLLYLIAASKNELTKMVEVRKQVETLLLNVKEELKRKDAEFKAFESNFTVAYSTSDVLESPNSNSRVSRQSQTTSHVLPISETILMHDQPLKCNSLQQEEYLEGMDGLEAELEAELERLQIHLERENSLKHTQQRKTKVTVKDIASVRSPSLSFGEVIDTQNPGTKVHFGVQPTELESRLHELLEARQQERIKELEAALECAMHKLREKETEVSWWKGTARFISQHVPGPSRFVSQHATETS from the exons ATGAAGAGCCTCTTCTTTAATGACCTCAGCTTCTCGCTCTCTCCTGTTAAATCCGATAGCCAACGCCTTCGTATCGCCGACATACTCGCAGACGAGGGCGAAGATTCTGATTTAGATTTTGGTATGGATAGGTGGCGGCGCAATGACGGGTCCACGAACCTACAGTGTTCTTCACCACGGCGGGTTGTTGCGCGGTGGCTGGCGGCGCTGAGGCGGATCAAGGAGACTAGGAATATCATGGTGCAGGGCCAGAAGACggcggaggaggaggaggaggatgagcgGCAAGTTAGAAAATTCGCTGGCGGGTCGATTCATGCAAAGCGCTCGATGAATGGTCTGGACGTGGTTGATTCCTCGCCTTTGGCTACAGAAAGTGAGGAGTCAG GGCGTTGCAGAAAAGATGCTTCTTTCAACTTGGGAGTTGGGTGTAGTTTGCTCTATCTCATTGCAGCAAGTAAAAATGAACTTACGAAGATGGTGGAGGTTCGAAAGCAAGTGGAAACACTTCTTCTTAATGTCAAAGAAGAATTGAAAAGGAAGGATGCAGAGTTTAAGGCATTCGAATCAAATTTCACTGTTGCCTATTCCACCAGTGATGTACTAGAAAGTCCAAACTCTAACAGCAGGGTTTCACGGCAGTCGCAAACCACATCACATGTTTTACCAATTTCGGAAACAATTTTGATGCATGATCAGCCTTTGAAATGTAATTCACTTCAACAAGAGGAGTACCTAGAAGGAATGGACGGACTTGAAGCAGAACTTGAAGCTGAGTTGGAGCGCTTGCAGATCCACTTGGAGAGAGAAAACTCGTTGAAGCATACACAGCAGCGAAAAACAAAG GTGACTGTTAAGGACATAGCATCTGTCAGAAGCCCTAGTTTGAGTTTTGGCGAAGTGATTGACACTCAAAATCCCGGTACCAAAGTGCATTTTGGTGTTCAACCCACTGAACTTGAGAGCAGGTTGCATGAACTACTGGAAGCAAGACAGCAAGAACGGATAAAAGAACTAGAAGCTGCTCTGGAATGTGCCATGCACAAGCTTCGAGAGAAAGAAACAGAGGTTTCTTGGTGGAAAGGCACTGCAAGATTTATTTCCCAGCATGTTCCAGGGCCCTCGAGATTTGTTTCCCAACATGCTACAGAAACCTCTTAG